AAGTGCGACGTCGTCGTGCTCAACATGCCACTCACCGAGAAAACAAAGTACCTTAATTACAAGAACTGACTTTGCCAACCAGATGCTCGACGTTTCTGTCCATGTTGTGATTGCTTCTCtctgtttgctgttcttcttccAGGGGCATGTTCAACAAGGAGAAGATCGCCAAGATGAAGAAAGGCGTCATCATCGTGAACAATGCTCGTGGAGCAATCATGGACACGCAGGCAGTGGCAGACGCTTGCAAGAGTGGGCACATCGCTGGTAAGAACAGATGAATTCCGGTCTGCTCTCTGACATTCCTTCTGCAAAGAAATATACACCCGCCATGCTCATCGTCACATAAATAACCGGTTTTAAAAAACTCCCTTCTGTTGTGATCAGGATACGGCGGCGACGTGTGGTACCCGCAGCCGGCGCCCAAGGAGCACCCGTGGAGGTACATGCCCAACAACGCCATGACCCCGCACATCTCCGGCACCACCATTGACGGCCAGGTCAGTCGCACTACACAGCAAGCTCCAAGCCTCGCTAGTCGCTATGCTCCATTGGCTAACCGGTAAACAATTTATGTGGTGCAGCTGAGGTACGCGGCCGGTGTGAAGGACATGCTGGAGAGGTACTTCAAGGGGCAGGACTTCCCGGAGCCCAACTACATTGTCAAGGAAGGCAAGCTCGCCAGCCAGTACAAGTGAGCGTCCATCCATGGAGCCGCAGCTGCACGCCTGCACGACTCCCCGTGCCAGTTGCCAGAAACTAAATAAAGATGCTTGGCCGTTGCAATGGCCATCAGCCAAAAATATATCTATACCTAAATAAAATGGAACAAAAACTGGTTGCTTTCATTTGCTATCAGCTCCCTTTGCTGTATTTATTTTTCGTAAACTGTCCTTCACTGTATTTCGTTTGAACTATAATAAAGTCAAAGTGTTGTGCAAAGGTTGTGTTCAACCTTGAAGAGTGCAGCTCCTCATGATATTGTACTGACAAAAAGATTATTGTAATGGCGTCTTCATTCACCATAGAACATTCGACTTTCCCATGAACAACCAAGCAAGCAAGTACATATGTATGCCCAGTCAAAAAGAAGCAAACACCAATCAGGAACTCAACCTCTGCAAAAAAGTCTTGCTCTGCACAGTAACTTTGCTGAAACAGAGTTTATGGCTAAATGGTTGGACCTACAGCACTAGTTAAACATAGATATTTTTATTCAAAACTAATTGACCCTGGTTGGCTTGAAATCTGAAGAATGCACTTTACCGATGTTGGAGGGAAGCAGTGTCTACTTGATAGACTGCATCCAGTGTACTACAAGCCTAGTAATGGGTAGACACATACTCAATAAGCTCTTCACTGATTCCATCAAAGTAAATCATGGCAAATTCTCAAAGTTTGAGTGCTTTGAAGCCTTCCATTAGTGCATCAGTGTGCTCAGGCTTTCCAACTGAAATACGAATATAACCCTTCAGTTCCTTCTTGTCATAGTGGCGGATCATCACTCCCATCTTTGCAAGATCCTCCTGCAAATATTTTTCACTAATTCAAGTGAATAAAGTTGCATGGCCTGTATTGTTCAATGGGCGTAAATTGCATATATATTTTTTAAGTGTGAATAGCAATGATCTCGAGCACAGATAACCCATATCCCAGTTCCAGGTTCTCAACATTTTGTCACCTCAAAATCACAATTAAAGGGGCTATATTATCTCAATGAAATAAGGCAGAAACTTGGACAGTGCAATAATAAACAAGCCAGACCTTTATTTTCTTTGCATCTTTTCCTGACGTGACTTCACACAGAATGAAGTTAGCATGACTGGGAAATGGTTTTAGGTAAGGTATTCCTTTGAGAAGATTATACAGCCTCTCCCTCTCTTGAAGTAGCAGATTTTTCACACTCTTCAAGAATGAAAGTTCCAACAGACATATTAGCCAAGTTCAAATTGTCAAAATGATGTTACATTTAAATTATCTTTGCGAAAGATGTACCTCCAAATAGACTGGGTTCTGCAATGCAGCACATGCAGAGACTTCTGCTGCCACAGAAACATTATAAGGCTGCTTGGCCCGCCATAAGTATTCAATAATGCTTAGAGGAAATGCTCCATAACCCACACGAAGCCCAGCTAAACCTGCATCACCGGTAACTCGTGAATAAATTCACTTCCTTCTGATTCTTCATAACACATAACCTTTCTATACACACAAACGATAGAACACAAATCTCACACCTGCTCGTTTGCTAAATGTTCGAAGGACAATCAAATTATCATGCTTCTTAACCCATGTCATCCTTGATTGAAGGCTCGAAAATTCAACATAAGCTTCGTCCAGCACTACAAGTACCGGAAGGTCAAGGATCTTTAAAAGATCCTCATTGTTGATTACACTGacaaaaaaaatgaaatgatTCTGTAAACACTGCAATATGAACAATAAGCAAAGCAAATAAATTGACACGACGTTAGTGGCAATGATATACCTGCCATCAGGGTTGTTTGGAGATGTCAAAAATATGCATTTTGGCTTCTCCTGTTCAACCATTTTGACAATGTTTGCAATG
The sequence above is a segment of the Aegilops tauschii subsp. strangulata cultivar AL8/78 chromosome 6, Aet v6.0, whole genome shotgun sequence genome. Coding sequences within it:
- the LOC109761219 gene encoding histidinol-phosphate aminotransferase, chloroplastic, with amino-acid sequence MDCTVRARVRSPSPAVSHFSGGGRRRQASRVSFRPMASATPVEEPAAAAAAVAEAEPRPSGASFIRHHLRSLAAYQPILPFEVLSARLGRKPEDIIKLDANENPYGPPPEVAAALGNLKFPYVYPDPESRHLRAALAEDSGLETEHILVGCGADELIDLIMRCVLEPGDKIVDCPPTFTMYEFDASVNAALVIKVPRLPDFSLDIANIVKMVEQEKPKCIFLTSPNNPDGSVINNEDLLKILDLPVLVVLDEAYVEFSSLQSRMTWVKKHDNLIVLRTFSKRAGLAGLRVGYGAFPLSIIEYLWRAKQPYNVSVAAEVSACAALQNPVYLESVKNLLLQERERLYNLLKGIPYLKPFPSHANFILCEVTSGKDAKKIKEDLAKMGVMIRHYDKKELKGYIRISVGKPEHTDALMEGFKALKL